The Musa acuminata AAA Group cultivar baxijiao chromosome BXJ2-2, Cavendish_Baxijiao_AAA, whole genome shotgun sequence genome contains the following window.
CTGATAAAAACCAATTTGCAGGTGCTGAGGCTGCCTTCAAGTTAATTGGAGAAGCACATAAGATTCTGTCCGATCGACTAACACGACAACACTATGATGTTAAAATGAATGTTAATATCAGAACTGCCTCTTCCAGGCAGCCTGCTCCACAGATGAGGAACAGCTTTTATGCTAGAAGCAATTTCAGTGCAGTGTCTTTTAATGGCCTAAATCAGCAACAGCAGCAACCATCAGCTTTTGCTACTGCCAATACATTCTGGACTATTTGTCCTAATTGCAGCATGAGATACCAGTACTACCTTAGCATATTGAACAAAACTCTCCGCTGTCAGCATTGTTCGAAGCCCTTCATTGCATATGATTTGAATGCAGAAGCTGCGCCTTCTGGGGTAAAGTCTGGTCAATCCTGGAACAACGTTGGAAATTCACATCATCAGATTCCAGTTCAGCAAGCTAATAATGTTAACCTGCAAAGTCAATCTGGAAATGCCTCTTCTAGTACAGGGCTTAAGAGTGGTGTTGGTGGAGGACCATGGGCCCCCTTTGGGCATGGAGGTGGACCTACAAACATGGCAAACATGGCTACAGATGACAGAATGGATGTTAAAGGTGTTGCAAGTAATGAGGTTCAGTTCGAGGAAAAGAACCCCAGGCAAATGAATGAAGGAGGGAAGACTGCTAAGCCTTCAACTGCCAATGCTAATCTGAAGAGGAGCAGAAAGGTGGCTGTGGAATCCAGTGAATCAGATAGCACTGATGTTGAAGAAGACATAGCTATTGAGGTAGATGGCCCTCAAGCAAAGCAGTATTCTTCATCGTCTGCACCACGTAGGTCAACCAGGCTTAAGCAGAATAttaattatagtgaagtcggaagcgaagatgatgatgactttATAAATTCTCCTAGTTACAAAAAGTGGAGAGGTGAGTCATCAGGTAGTGCTGATGGGCATGCAGGATCGTCCCATGCTGATACCGATGGGGTGACTTCGAGTGTCAAAGCCACTGAATTTGGTGATGATAAAATGGAGAACATTTACAAAGATGATGCCTCCGAAAAGCAACCACTAAATGGAAGTGAAGGTGTTAATGTAGATCCAACAGGGGAAAGCAAACTAGATACAGGCACGGAAGAGAAGTTAGGGCCTGCAGCGGAGTCTAGCATTGATTCCAGATCTAAGACCTCACCTGAACATGATACATTGACATATCCTGATCCAGAATTTTACGACTTTGAAAAACTTAGGCATGTAAATAAATTTTCAGTTGATCAGATATGGGCACTCTACGATAATCTTGATGGAATGCCTCGATTCTATGCACGAATTCGTCATGTACATGCCCCACATTTCAAGTTGCGGATAACTTGGCTTGAGCATAATCCCTTAAATGAAGTTGAGACAGTCTGGTCCGGTGAGGAATTGCCAGTTGGTTGTGGGAATTATATACTAGGATCCACACAGTTTGCTGAAGATCATCTGATGTTCTCACATATTGTGTCTTGGGAAAAGGGGAAAAGAAGGAACTCATATGATATATATCCTAGAAATGGCGAGGTTTGGGCTCTCTTCAAGGACTGGAATGCTGGGTGGAGATCTGATGCTGGCAATCATAGGCTGTATAAATATGAAGTTATAGAAGTACTTTCAGATTTTGCAGTGGATGCTGGAATCAGCGTGATTCCCTTGGTTAAGATAGAAGGTTTTGTGAGCTTGTTCATGCGAGCAAAGGAGATGGCTATGGCTCCATATATGATACCCCCTAATGAAATACTTAGATTTTCTCACGGTATCCCTTCTTACAGGTTGAATGGGACCGAAAAAGAAGGTATTCCTCAAGGTTGTCTGGAGCTTGATCCAGCATCTCTTCCTACTGACTTTTCAGAGTCATTTCCTTCCGTTAGTCTTGGTGGCGGTACAAGTGGAGTTGGAAATTTGAGTGAATCTCATGTTTCATGTTTCAAGTCCACAGACAATGAGGTGGAACCTGGAATGAAGGATGTTACTCATGCAGAACTATATCAAGCTGGTGGACGCCAGCAATCAGAAGCTTGGAAGCATGCACAAAATGATACAAAGCAGCCTGAAGTAGTGATAAGAGAGGAAGACAGGTTAGATGCTGCTGATATCCATGATAATTCTGCTGAAAATGAAAATTCATCTCCAATGTCATCGTCGAGCCCCCTTGTCGTTGAATATCCTGAAGCAGAATTTCACAATTTTGATGAGGGGAAGTCAATAGAAAATGTCCAACGTGGTCAGATTTGGGCATTATACAGTGAAATAGATCAGTATCCCAATTACTATGGATGGGTGAAGAAAGTTGAGTTAGAATATCATAAAGTGCATATAGCATGGCTTGAGGCCTGTCCTGTTTCAGAGGAGGAGGCACACTGGATACAAGAGGGAATGCCGGTTGCATGTGGTACATTTAAAGTGGAACAGCAGAGTGTGGCATTTGAGAACATGGGTATGTTTTCTCATCTTGTGCAGGCCAAACCAAGTGCCAGAAGAAACCGATATGACATTCTTCCATGCCATGGTGAGATTTGGGCTGTATACAAGAACTGGAGTGCTGGATGGAGCCGTTCAGACTGGCAAAACTGTGAGTATGATGTGGTGGAAATTTCTGAATGCACCGATGCTGGCCTGAAAGTTCGACTTTTGACAAAGGTTGATGGTTATAGAGCCGTTTTCAAACATGAAAACGAAGGAAAAGCTGTGACCATGGATGTACCAGCCAATGAATATACTAGATTCTCTCATAAGATACCTTCATTCCGACTGACAAACGAAAGAGGAGGGAAACTTCGTGGTTATTGGGAGCTGGATACTGCATCTATACCTGACATTTTACTTATCTCGGACTCCGCATGATACTCGGTTACCTTCAGCAACTTATGGAAACCTTGGGTACCTTCAGCAGCTTATGGAAACCTTGGGTACTTGGTTAAAGAGATCAACTTGGGTACCTTCAGCAGCTTATGGAAACCTTGAACTGCAGTGCAGGGTTACTGCAGGTTGGTGATTCCATGTCTACACATGGGTGCCTGTGTGAGGAAAGTCCGCACAATGCATGGGAACCTCTGTTCTGTTGAGTTTGTAATCAAGTCTCATAGTTCACTATGCTCCTATGTGAACACAAGCCAGAGTAACCGAATTTTCGCGAGGTGTGCAAGAAGCTGCCAGCTAATGGATGTTGCAGATGATGCTTTTTCATCCATTCATCCTCTGTAGGCGTGTAATCTCCTCCGACTGTTGCAATCTAATCTAGGTAACTCAGatcagaaaaatatttaaagtttGCTCTTAGCTTCGACTTAGTCATTACTTTCGTCTCAATCTGCTTCACTTTATGCGGTCTGGCATTTcttcttataatatatatatatctcctctCCTTGAATGGCGCTGGTCGTGTGGGATTCAAGACACATTTCTTTTTTGGTTCTACCTCAAGCTAATGTAAGCTTACGGAGAGAGATCAGATGTCGCCACGAATCCATAAACACAATCCTGGGCGGCTATATGATGCAGGACGCCAACCAGGGATATATAATTATTATCTCCCATTTCTATCCATCCCACATCGAGAGAGAATTGCAACAGAGTGTGGGCCCTTCCTTCCTTATGTTACATTTTACTGCTACTCACATTTTAAATCCAAGACTGGATCTTATCCTGTTAAGTTATGCCCGATACCAAATATCACAAATGATCGTATCGCTCTTCCAACAGAAACAAAAAGTGGTTGTGATGTCCTGCAGAAGAAAAATAACATTCACCAACAAACTGCTACAGAATCTCAATCTCAGCACTCGTGAGGATCTTCTTGCTTATTCGTCATATGTTTTCTCCAAGGATTAAGAGCTTCTCTGATGGCTTGAGCTTCTTCAGAGCTCTCCCAGGCACGTTTTTCCGACTCCAGCACGGTGACCTTGTCGTCTGCCAAAAATACCGAGATGGTGCATGAAGAACAAACAATAGTGAATCTAATAACACATAAAACGGCATCATTTGTCATGCACAAGTCAATACATGAAGAACAAACAATAGTGAATCTAATAACACATAAAACGGCATCATTTGTCATGCACAAGTCAATACAACCACAACAACAATGGCAGCACACAAAATGTCGATACACATGATACaaccacaacaacaacaagaccATAAAGCCCCAACTTATCATCCAAGCTTAAGTTGGCTTGAAACCATGAAGTGCGGAAAGAACAATAGATACTGTCACGATACACAGTCGAAGCTTAATCAAAGTGATCTCATGCTTATTCTCCATCGTAAATAAAGACCATTTCCATGAATATGGATTTTGGAATTTTGGATTGTCCCCAAACAATTTCCCTTCAATATTTTTGTTCACAATATCGATTTTTatgtcaaaaaaaaagaaagaaaaagataccTACCAATGTTTACTAATCCGATCAAGGATCGGTACGCCGAACCATATAACTTGGTACCGATCCATATTCATCTTTTCTTGGTGCCACCAATAATACCTAAACTGGTATTCGACGGCGATCTTAAATCTTGACAACAACAACTTTGCATACTTAGAACAACTCATTTTGGTGACATGTACATAAATACTATTTATTCAAAGACAAACACTTGTTCATGTACCTATTTGATCTTTTCAATCGACATTGGCACTTGAAATAACAAGATGGAAGAGTATGGCTTTTGTTTGACACATGATATCATTTGAAGGGAGAAAAACCATAGCACATGacaaacaaaaaaagaacaaAGATGATAAGTCTTATTgagttaaaaaaaatctcaaaggtGAGCAAAAATTATGGTCATGCACTAGAAAGTTTTATTTGAAAACAAGTGACACTTAAAATGGAGTGAAAAACTTTGGACAAAAAAAAGTTCGATGAGTCAAATATTCCTCTTACAAGAGTGGAAACACAAAAAGTATGCTAAGGTTTTAGATGCAAATGAAGGCTGCTATTAGATAATAGATGCAAATGAAGCACTTTGATCAATGATCACGCTTTAACCTCTCAAAACCTAAATTAATTTGCTAGTGCCACGAGAGATGCCCTAATTTGAGCAAAAAAAAGCCGATGAAACAACTCAATTTTTTTGATTAGATGCTGATGCTAATACTACTACTACTCTCCGTCTACTCTCCTCAAAAGGATCGAACTTTGTTGTATTCTACTACAAATATTCCAGCCCTAGGAAATCCAGCTTTCCCACGAAATCACAAACAATAAGCCCCCCCGGGGTGTCCAAGGAGAATAATAACAACAAAGCAACGCGCAAAGGGGCAAACAAATCcataaataagaagattagggGAAGAGAAAGGAGGATGCTTTACAGAAACCGGTGTGGATCATGAATAGCTCCATCGAAGCCCCGATTAGCGCCGATACCGCCGCAATCTTCAAATACCAGTCCAGAAACTTCATCTGGAACTGCGATTTCGACGGAAGAGCAAAcggcggtggaggagaagaaGGGCGTTCGTCGTCGAGGAGGCGAAAGACCCGGCTACGCCGTGGTCACTTGTGCATTTATCGACACGGGTCGCCGGGCCTGACCCGATCCGTGAAATCCATTTAGTAGAAAAGGAAACTTAAGTCGAATCAAATCAAAAAGGAACGCAATCGAACAGAAGAATCTTCAACAAGATTTGATTTGCTTATTAGATCCAAACTCGACGAACACAATCTAAGGTTTCTATGACTCACGGCTAATTCTCAAAGTATTGACTTAACGCACTTCATTTTACTCTTAATTAGGCCAATTTGGGTCATTCATAACAATCCTTTGGATCGGGGTGCCACAGTTCCGGAAGCATCGATATTAATTCTTTAGTTTGGGGTCTAATTTGATCGACTAGTTTCAGttgattaaaataattttaagataCTCCACGAAGATTAAACTCATGTTATTAGGCTTTAAATCTAAACGATTTTATTGTATTAACCACTACATCACAGACTTATTTAACTTATTTAGAATCATTGATTTCGTACTAATTTTTAAGTATTAGAACTAAACGGTATGACTTCGATTTCAATTCGATTTGGAACCACCGAACTATTAACCCGATTCAACTTTGTTTACATAATCCAAATCTACAAAGACTCGTCTACGAGTAAACgatgatatgatatgatgattCACGGCTAACATGAAGGTGTTAAATTTTAGCACACTACATTTGGTTAATAATTACGTCAATTTGGGTCGATCATATTACTCGAGTAACTGTGAGAAGAAATG
Protein-coding sequences here:
- the LOC135605305 gene encoding uncharacterized protein LOC135605305 is translated as MMECNKEEAIRAREVAEKKMQSRDFIGALKIARKAQHLFPELENISHMLTVCEVHCSADAKINGEMDWYGILQVEPTADDSSIKKQYRKLALLLHPDKNQFAGAEAAFKLIGEAHKILSDRLTRQHYDVKMNVNIRTASSRQPAPQMRNSFYARSNFSAVSFNGLNQQQQQPSAFATANTFWTICPNCSMRYQYYLSILNKTLRCQHCSKPFIAYDLNAEAAPSGVKSGQSWNNVGNSHHQIPVQQANNVNLQSQSGNASSSTGLKSGVGGGPWAPFGHGGGPTNMANMATDDRMDVKGVASNEVQFEEKNPRQMNEGGKTAKPSTANANLKRSRKVAVESSESDSTDVEEDIAIEVDGPQAKQYSSSSAPRRSTRLKQNINYSEVGSEDDDDFINSPSYKKWRGESSGSADGHAGSSHADTDGVTSSVKATEFGDDKMENIYKDDASEKQPLNGSEGVNVDPTGESKLDTGTEEKLGPAAESSIDSRSKTSPEHDTLTYPDPEFYDFEKLRHVNKFSVDQIWALYDNLDGMPRFYARIRHVHAPHFKLRITWLEHNPLNEVETVWSGEELPVGCGNYILGSTQFAEDHLMFSHIVSWEKGKRRNSYDIYPRNGEVWALFKDWNAGWRSDAGNHRLYKYEVIEVLSDFAVDAGISVIPLVKIEGFVSLFMRAKEMAMAPYMIPPNEILRFSHGIPSYRLNGTEKEGIPQGCLELDPASLPTDFSESFPSVSLGGGTSGVGNLSESHVSCFKSTDNEVEPGMKDVTHAELYQAGGRQQSEAWKHAQNDTKQPEVVIREEDRLDAADIHDNSAENENSSPMSSSSPLVVEYPEAEFHNFDEGKSIENVQRGQIWALYSEIDQYPNYYGWVKKVELEYHKVHIAWLEACPVSEEEAHWIQEGMPVACGTFKVEQQSVAFENMGMFSHLVQAKPSARRNRYDILPCHGEIWAVYKNWSAGWSRSDWQNCEYDVVEISECTDAGLKVRLLTKVDGYRAVFKHENEGKAVTMDVPANEYTRFSHKIPSFRLTNERGGKLRGYWELDTASIPDILLISDSA